GAACAACGCTGAGGCCTGGCACTGGGCGGCAGTCGATGCCGATATCGCCCATGTCAGCCGGATCGGCCGCGTCGGCCACGAGCAGGTGAAAAAAACCACCCGGCCCTGGGCGGAAAAGTTCGGCATCACCGACGTCACCTGGGTGGCGCCCAAATAAACGAAGCCCCGCTCAATGGCGGGGCCTGCGTTATACCTTCAAGTCGCCCAACGGATCGTAGGGCGGCTTTTTTTCCGCTGGATTTTTCTTGTCCTTGTCCAAGGGCGCGATAGCCGGACCGATGGGGTCGACCTGGGGATCGGCGACATCCGGAGAATCCGGATCGAAGCCCAGTTCGTCCTCGCCGCTCGTATGCTCGCCGGAACGCGGGCCTTTCGGGGTAGGTGTCATAGTGATGTCCTCTGTCAAAGCGGGCGGGCTTTGTCGTGAAGGTTTTCAAGGTCCTGCTCGACCTGTTCAACCTCATCATTTGCGTCACGTTCGGCCGGGTCATTGGGCCGCAACGCATCGTTGTCGCGCTCTTCTTCACCGGGGGTACGGTCCGGGTTGGGTGTACCCGGCGGTGGCTGCTTGTATTCGGGCATGATGGTTCACCTCATGAGAATGGGCGGCTTGCCTGATTTTAGAGAACGCCCCCGTCGCCATCGTTCAACTTGCTTGCCCAAGCGTGCGATGATGCCAACCCGCCATCCCCTGGAGACCTGACCCGGATGTTCGAGCTCAAACCCTGCGACCCCGCCACCTACCGCCAACAGACCCGCCGCAGCACGCTGATCGTGGCTACGGTGTTCCTGGCCCTGGCCATGCTGCTGTCGAGCCTGGCGGTGATGGTGTTCGGCACGCCCGGGGC
The genomic region above belongs to Pseudomonas sp. S35 and contains:
- a CDS encoding DUF6555 family protein, with translation MSTAKIYTIHYQLHGQPKSFVVRAEVMNNAEAWHWAAVDADIAHVSRIGRVGHEQVKKTTRPWAEKFGITDVTWVAPK
- a CDS encoding DUF6021 family protein gives rise to the protein MTPTPKGPRSGEHTSGEDELGFDPDSPDVADPQVDPIGPAIAPLDKDKKNPAEKKPPYDPLGDLKV